In Nitrospirota bacterium, a single genomic region encodes these proteins:
- a CDS encoding tyrosine-protein phosphatase translates to MRLPGPTWPWQAIHKSGFSDLVSLHPYSLDPAPLTVIFRAQLEDLVHGGPPGCPDRELRLIREAVRATIQSLHKKRGVVVHCHGGRGRTGTVLGCVLRELDYDGEDVVSYLNEIHIARGKSGWPESTWQGDVVRRWPEV, encoded by the coding sequence ATGAGACTCCCTGGTCCGACTTGGCCCTGGCAAGCCATTCATAAGAGTGGCTTCTCCGATCTAGTCTCCCTGCATCCGTACAGCCTCGATCCAGCACCGCTGACAGTGATCTTTAGGGCTCAGCTTGAAGACCTGGTACACGGTGGCCCGCCGGGCTGTCCAGATCGGGAACTGAGACTCATCCGAGAGGCGGTGCGTGCCACAATCCAATCGCTTCACAAAAAGCGCGGGGTTGTTGTCCATTGCCACGGCGGCCGGGGGCGCACTGGCACGGTTCTCGGCTGCGTCCTGCGTGAACTCGATTATGACGGCGAGGACGTGGTCTCGTATCTGAACGAAATTCACATAGCGCGAGGCAAGTCGGGGTGGCCTGAATCCACGTGGCAGGGTGATGTTGTTCGTCGGTGGCCCGAGGTCTAG
- a CDS encoding DarT ssDNA thymidine ADP-ribosyltransferase family protein has product MNRSDVAALHYIAPIENVPSIMEHGILSNRRAARLPHRSVALEEIQERRRDRQIPNVRLLHEYVNLYFDAPTRC; this is encoded by the coding sequence GTGAACCGGTCGGATGTTGCCGCGTTGCACTATATAGCGCCCATTGAAAACGTTCCGTCGATTATGGAGCATGGCATCTTGTCAAACCGCCGCGCTGCCAGGTTACCGCACAGGTCTGTTGCTTTGGAAGAAATCCAGGAAAGGCGGCGCGATAGGCAAATCCCGAATGTGCGTCTGTTACACGAATATGTCAACTTGTACTTCGATGCCCCAACCCGATGTTGA
- a CDS encoding class I SAM-dependent DNA methyltransferase translates to MPRTPDFNQFGEELWEIANVFRDDALHATERLETFSLFLFLKLWDELETEHEEATGKKQPDNKQLIPEVYRFHNWAADPDAYAKEKGFEDSVDFCRKMFAELATRHSSHPTARDVRRLFKDSRLLLRYSTTIRQLTSRLRDLNLQEIMSRGLGEGERYDIFGRAYEYLLQQFGQNKEFAEYFTPRHIVDRMVQIVDPEIGETVYDPACGTGGFIVRAFELVRDKIERKRISFTDKERLIRDLKEKHLIGVEHVPLVFKLALMNMILHKDGSSLLQNDDSLSNKAQDLHKNKYDVILANPPFGPTKQERLAQFEYHIKLYEALFIQHMMSALRPGGRAAVVLKEGLLFDSKKMLRRICRKLVEQFEVLAVISLPNGVFNPYSGAKTSVVVFRKPLGKDDVRTSKAWFYRVDSDGRDLGATRRPLPDFETDGDLDHMVSLWPYTWRHEKGGGVRAILKSDRLKDFESEKSWWAHIEDIRKTDYNLTAGRYCPHQAQAVQHEKPEVLINRLLDLEEEIKTDLQDLLTLVTVPTSVEGLKRSVRFEKQPGE, encoded by the coding sequence ATGCCTCGAACCCCTGACTTCAATCAGTTCGGCGAAGAGCTTTGGGAGATCGCCAACGTCTTCCGGGACGATGCCCTCCATGCCACGGAACGCCTGGAGACGTTCAGCCTTTTCCTGTTCTTGAAGCTCTGGGATGAACTCGAGACCGAGCACGAGGAGGCGACGGGCAAGAAGCAGCCTGACAACAAACAGCTGATCCCCGAGGTCTATCGCTTTCACAACTGGGCCGCCGACCCCGATGCCTACGCGAAGGAGAAAGGTTTTGAGGACTCCGTGGATTTCTGTCGCAAGATGTTCGCAGAGCTGGCAACCCGCCACTCCTCTCACCCCACGGCGCGCGACGTGCGACGGCTGTTCAAGGACTCTCGTCTCTTACTGCGGTACTCGACGACCATCCGGCAGCTCACCTCGCGCCTCAGGGACCTGAATCTCCAAGAGATCATGTCCCGCGGCCTCGGAGAGGGTGAGCGGTACGACATCTTCGGAAGGGCCTACGAGTACCTGCTCCAGCAGTTCGGGCAGAACAAGGAGTTCGCGGAGTACTTCACGCCACGGCACATCGTCGACCGGATGGTTCAGATCGTGGACCCCGAGATCGGCGAGACCGTTTACGACCCGGCATGTGGTACGGGCGGGTTCATCGTGCGTGCGTTCGAACTCGTTCGGGACAAGATCGAGCGGAAACGAATCTCCTTTACGGACAAGGAACGCCTGATCCGGGATCTGAAAGAGAAGCACCTCATCGGCGTGGAGCATGTCCCCCTGGTGTTCAAACTGGCCTTGATGAACATGATCCTGCACAAGGATGGCTCCAGCCTGCTCCAAAACGACGACAGCCTATCGAACAAGGCCCAGGACCTCCACAAAAACAAGTACGACGTCATTCTGGCGAATCCACCTTTCGGCCCGACCAAGCAGGAGCGGCTCGCCCAGTTCGAATACCACATCAAGCTGTACGAGGCGCTCTTCATCCAGCACATGATGAGCGCCCTGCGGCCGGGCGGGCGCGCGGCGGTCGTGCTGAAGGAAGGCCTCCTCTTCGATTCGAAGAAGATGCTCCGCAGGATTTGCCGCAAGCTGGTGGAGCAGTTCGAGGTCCTCGCAGTCATCAGCCTGCCGAACGGCGTCTTCAACCCCTACAGCGGCGCCAAGACCAGCGTCGTCGTCTTCCGCAAGCCCCTTGGCAAGGACGACGTCCGCACGTCGAAGGCCTGGTTCTATCGGGTCGACAGCGACGGCCGCGATCTGGGAGCCACTCGCAGGCCGCTGCCGGACTTCGAGACGGACGGCGACCTCGATCATATGGTCTCCCTCTGGCCGTACACCTGGCGCCACGAAAAGGGCGGTGGGGTTCGGGCGATCTTGAAGTCCGACCGCCTGAAGGACTTCGAGAGTGAGAAGTCCTGGTGGGCGCACATCGAGGACATCCGTAAGACCGACTACAACCTCACGGCCGGCCGTTACTGCCCGCATCAGGCGCAGGCCGTCCAACACGAGAAGCCGGAGGTCCTCATCAACCGCCTCCTGGACCTCGAGGAGGAGATCAAGACGGACCTCCAGGACCTCTTGACGCTCGTGACGGTGCCGACGTCGGTTGAGGGTCTTAAGAGATCGGTCCGCTTTGAGAAGCAGCCCGGGGAGTGA
- a CDS encoding helix-turn-helix transcriptional regulator: protein MRKQNGIPRLVRELRNRLGLSQEKFAARLGVTSPTINRWENARAKPSPLAVARIREIAVGLGQDGARLLERYFPEET from the coding sequence ATGAGGAAACAGAACGGAATACCTCGCCTGGTTCGTGAGTTGCGGAATCGCCTCGGGCTCAGCCAGGAGAAGTTCGCGGCCAGGCTGGGCGTGACCTCTCCTACCATCAACCGATGGGAGAACGCCCGGGCGAAACCGTCACCGCTGGCGGTTGCTCGGATACGCGAGATCGCCGTGGGCCTGGGGCAAGACGGCGCTAGGCTGCTGGAGCGCTACTTCCCGGAAGAAACGTAG
- a CDS encoding DEAD/DEAH box helicase family protein encodes MREINEDEAELLIEAHLRERGWNVTDFTVTRKRWRDHLDGEEADRVFLHNGRLVAILEAKKPGKDLWAALDQAKGYARAYKRNTGHDVPLLFASDGKVFLRQNLKANTLPERISNFPTPAEFGEFFRPQAVELHGALRDYQRVAVSQVLGAVQAGRRRMYLQMATGTGKTITAAGVIAKLWAVGLIRRTLFLVDRDALAVQTVKKFKTHLGDNFSIERATGANEDKHRDVLVTTIQHMAVRNKYLAYAPDHFNLVILDECHRSYFGDWYGVLDHFAKGGAILLGLTATPADKETVNTDRFFTDPGQYRGPIYRYTIRQGETNPEVPEWERLAACIHHKFHTNVDLEGVHDMGFDFEPDQLGRAVDVPQRNRLIAEKYFEILGTRQPVKTIVFAASIAHAKNLRYALIEKYNELNSLPPNDASAEKFIVAVHNEMAAASTLIEEFQKVTGPEERKSIIDQAHKDPNMDPRPIVLVGVGMLDTGIDAPDVEVLLMARPTKSKVLYVQMKGRGTRKCRETGKEIYKLVDFVDITRLEPAITNDTPGVEDEPVEQEEEEIIERERGEAGEAGEGGGAGGEEGGSEQQMVIADVPVHLVFSETISPAVLEELRRQVEAQLKGGMEREGLKQRFAQTILCWRYFKGATAPDHSFLATMGFDLSALRDLYGEPEATLEDFIAVATGEADFDTLQRRREFDKWALGKSLGREQREMVLMVCDFKRANPDIVPEQIIRSQWLDQAGGIMRVKRLFGSLDKLMTLAEEALLLSAGTPADSEEKHASNP; translated from the coding sequence GTGCGCGAGATCAACGAAGACGAAGCCGAGCTCTTGATCGAAGCCCACCTCCGGGAGCGTGGCTGGAACGTCACCGACTTCACGGTCACCCGCAAGCGCTGGCGCGATCACCTGGACGGCGAGGAAGCCGACCGCGTCTTCCTGCACAACGGTCGCCTCGTTGCCATCCTTGAGGCGAAGAAACCGGGGAAGGACCTCTGGGCCGCCCTGGACCAGGCCAAGGGCTATGCGCGGGCCTACAAGCGCAACACCGGCCACGACGTCCCGCTCCTCTTCGCGAGCGACGGGAAGGTCTTCCTTCGGCAGAACCTGAAGGCCAACACGCTGCCGGAACGAATCTCGAACTTCCCGACACCCGCGGAATTCGGAGAGTTCTTCCGGCCGCAGGCGGTGGAACTCCATGGCGCCCTTCGGGACTATCAGCGGGTCGCCGTGTCGCAGGTGCTGGGTGCCGTCCAGGCGGGACGTCGGCGGATGTATCTCCAGATGGCTACTGGTACGGGCAAGACCATCACCGCCGCCGGTGTCATCGCCAAACTCTGGGCCGTGGGGCTCATCCGGAGAACGCTCTTCCTAGTGGACCGCGACGCCCTGGCGGTCCAGACGGTGAAGAAGTTCAAGACGCACCTGGGAGACAACTTCAGCATCGAGCGGGCCACGGGAGCGAACGAGGACAAGCACCGCGACGTCCTGGTGACCACCATCCAGCACATGGCAGTCCGCAACAAGTATCTCGCTTATGCCCCGGACCACTTCAACCTCGTGATCCTGGACGAATGCCATCGGTCCTACTTCGGGGACTGGTATGGCGTGCTCGATCATTTCGCCAAGGGCGGCGCGATCCTTCTGGGGTTGACCGCGACGCCAGCAGACAAGGAGACGGTTAACACGGACCGGTTCTTCACCGACCCAGGGCAGTACCGAGGGCCGATCTACCGATACACCATCCGCCAGGGCGAGACCAATCCTGAAGTGCCGGAGTGGGAGCGGCTGGCGGCGTGCATCCACCACAAGTTCCACACGAACGTGGACCTCGAAGGCGTCCACGACATGGGATTCGACTTTGAGCCCGATCAGCTTGGGCGCGCCGTGGACGTGCCGCAACGGAATCGACTCATCGCTGAGAAGTACTTTGAGATCCTTGGCACACGCCAACCTGTGAAGACCATTGTCTTCGCTGCCTCCATAGCTCACGCGAAAAACCTGCGCTATGCCCTCATTGAGAAGTACAACGAGCTGAACAGCCTCCCGCCGAACGATGCATCGGCGGAGAAGTTCATCGTCGCAGTCCACAACGAAATGGCGGCCGCAAGCACCTTGATTGAGGAATTCCAGAAGGTCACGGGTCCCGAAGAGCGGAAGAGCATCATTGATCAAGCACACAAAGACCCCAACATGGACCCGCGCCCGATTGTCCTCGTGGGTGTCGGAATGCTGGACACTGGGATCGACGCGCCGGACGTGGAGGTCCTGCTCATGGCGCGTCCCACAAAATCGAAAGTCCTCTACGTTCAAATGAAAGGGCGAGGCACCCGCAAGTGTCGGGAGACAGGCAAGGAGATCTATAAGCTCGTGGACTTTGTGGACATCACGAGGCTTGAGCCGGCCATCACGAACGACACGCCCGGCGTCGAGGATGAGCCGGTCGAGCAGGAAGAGGAGGAAATCATCGAGCGCGAGCGCGGCGAGGCCGGGGAGGCAGGCGAAGGCGGCGGTGCTGGGGGTGAAGAAGGCGGCAGCGAGCAGCAGATGGTCATCGCCGATGTCCCAGTTCACCTGGTCTTCTCGGAGACGATCTCCCCGGCCGTCCTAGAGGAGCTTCGCCGCCAGGTCGAGGCCCAGCTGAAGGGAGGCATGGAGCGCGAAGGATTGAAGCAGCGGTTCGCGCAGACTATCCTTTGCTGGCGGTACTTCAAGGGGGCCACGGCGCCGGACCACTCATTCCTGGCGACGATGGGGTTCGACCTCTCCGCCCTTCGAGACCTCTATGGAGAGCCGGAAGCGACCCTGGAGGACTTCATCGCCGTAGCCACAGGCGAGGCCGACTTCGATACGCTCCAACGAAGGAGGGAGTTTGACAAGTGGGCGCTCGGGAAGAGCCTTGGCCGCGAGCAACGGGAAATGGTCCTGATGGTCTGCGACTTCAAGCGTGCCAACCCCGATATCGTACCTGAGCAGATCATCCGCAGCCAGTGGCTCGACCAGGCCGGAGGGATCATGCGCGTCAAAAGACTCTTCGGCAGCCTCGACAAGCTGATGACCCTGGCGGAGGAGGCCCTGCTGCTTTCTGCGGGTACACCCGCCGACTCGGAGGAAAAGCATGCCTCGAACCCCTGA
- a CDS encoding DUF5615 family PIN-like protein — MRIKLDENLPLRLVRILAELGHETDTVPQEGLAGQDDAHVWQAAQTVGRFFITQDLDFSDVRRFAPGTHHGLLLVRLRDPGRNALVSRVRSLFQTENVEAWKGCFVVATEHKVRVRSPKQQNDPNKG; from the coding sequence GTGAGGATCAAGCTAGACGAAAATCTTCCCCTCAGGCTCGTTCGCATTCTGGCCGAACTTGGCCATGAGACCGATACCGTTCCGCAGGAAGGCTTGGCCGGCCAGGATGACGCTCACGTCTGGCAAGCGGCACAAACGGTCGGTCGCTTTTTCATCACGCAGGATTTGGACTTTTCGGACGTGCGCCGATTTGCGCCAGGCACCCACCACGGCCTTCTACTTGTGCGCTTACGGGATCCCGGCCGCAATGCGCTCGTGAGTCGGGTTCGAAGCCTCTTTCAAACAGAAAACGTTGAGGCATGGAAGGGATGCTTTGTCGTGGCGACCGAACACAAGGTTCGGGTCCGGTCGCCCAAGCAACAGAACGATCCGAACAAAGGCTAG
- a CDS encoding DUF433 domain-containing protein, with protein MLAKHYGFTDEELDFIINYDTCLPAGRSSTAWARMRGKKYESWDARTGVAIQAEPWEHDGSDLGREEATVNYQQFIVRDPKVCGGEPVIKGTRVTVRTVLASLAEGAKVEEILEDFPTLKEEDVRAVIAFAAASAEEDLPVQSVPDIQ; from the coding sequence GTGCTGGCGAAGCACTACGGCTTCACGGACGAGGAACTCGACTTCATCATCAACTACGACACCTGCCTGCCGGCAGGCAGGTCAAGTACCGCATGGGCCAGGATGCGGGGGAAGAAGTATGAAAGCTGGGATGCCAGAACAGGTGTTGCAATCCAGGCTGAACCCTGGGAACATGATGGGAGCGATCTGGGAAGAGAGGAGGCGACCGTGAATTATCAACAGTTCATCGTGCGCGATCCGAAAGTCTGTGGCGGGGAGCCGGTAATCAAAGGCACACGGGTGACCGTGCGGACGGTCTTGGCGAGCCTCGCAGAGGGCGCCAAGGTCGAGGAAATCCTTGAAGACTTTCCGACGCTCAAGGAAGAGGATGTCCGCGCTGTGATCGCCTTCGCTGCCGCATCCGCCGAGGAAGACCTGCCGGTCCAGAGCGTGCCGGACATCCAGTGA
- a CDS encoding restriction endonuclease subunit S, whose translation MKLTSNLKVRGWRKDALGRYIQLSNGKGITAKQMGPDKLIPVYGSSSIIGYADEPLIFSDTIVIGRVGACGSVQVAKAPCWVSDNAMYVSNLRREIDFEFLFYLLDYLQLGRLASRTMQPSLPQGPILEHEFLLPPLPVQERIVQILQKADEIRRKRREALELADKILPAIYKEAFGDPIGQNSTFPKARLGDCADIRRGISKRPTPKGTVPIVRIKNLTLSGLDLSCFERVEANEQEVARAQLAEGDIVFSPLNGSIHHLAKSDVFHAPVGGNIWVLDSNLCAFRARPEIIRPTFLATWLSLPEVLGHLRTKLAVRTSGGQWLLKNTTLASIEIPLPSLSQQDYFVTQAQQLLQAKRGLARASSDSTAAFSSLLSRAFTGELTAEWEAANAEWIAAQQALHERVPRLVVLALLSEKVKRTTRTAAQVLVTALMKYAFLLQMEGNGGRRRIYHFVPYHYGPFAKELYTDLQSLQEEGLVRVDDDSEEDKTKITLVDRAKADEALAALPDDLQEDAATIIEIYGDLDHNALLKTVYEKYPAYAKKSRLRRGQGRQSPS comes from the coding sequence ATGAAGCTGACGTCCAATCTTAAGGTGCGGGGGTGGAGAAAGGATGCGTTGGGACGCTACATCCAGCTTTCCAACGGCAAAGGAATTACAGCGAAGCAGATGGGACCCGACAAACTGATCCCAGTGTATGGATCTAGCAGCATAATAGGTTACGCGGATGAACCGCTCATTTTCTCGGACACCATTGTGATTGGTCGCGTCGGCGCCTGTGGGTCAGTTCAAGTCGCTAAGGCGCCGTGCTGGGTAAGCGACAATGCGATGTATGTCAGCAACTTGCGACGTGAAATCGACTTCGAGTTCCTGTTCTATCTGCTCGATTACCTGCAGTTGGGGCGTCTCGCTAGTCGCACAATGCAACCTAGCCTTCCGCAGGGTCCAATCTTGGAGCACGAATTCCTGCTTCCTCCCCTCCCAGTCCAGGAGCGGATCGTCCAGATCCTCCAGAAGGCGGATGAGATTCGCCGCAAACGACGGGAGGCGCTTGAACTCGCGGACAAGATTCTGCCAGCCATTTATAAAGAGGCATTCGGCGATCCAATAGGTCAAAATTCGACGTTTCCCAAGGCGCGGCTCGGGGATTGCGCCGATATCAGACGTGGCATTTCTAAAAGGCCCACGCCGAAGGGAACTGTGCCGATTGTTCGCATAAAGAACCTCACTCTCTCGGGCCTTGACCTTTCATGTTTCGAAAGGGTAGAGGCAAACGAACAAGAAGTCGCACGAGCACAACTCGCTGAAGGGGACATTGTTTTCTCCCCGTTGAACGGTAGTATCCATCACCTTGCCAAATCCGATGTCTTCCACGCGCCAGTCGGGGGCAATATTTGGGTTTTGGATTCAAACCTATGTGCATTTAGAGCTAGGCCGGAGATTATACGTCCCACGTTCCTGGCCACCTGGCTTTCGCTTCCCGAGGTTCTGGGCCATCTTCGAACGAAGTTGGCAGTTCGCACCAGTGGAGGCCAGTGGTTACTGAAGAACACGACGCTAGCCTCCATTGAGATTCCACTGCCTTCGCTGTCTCAACAAGATTATTTCGTCACACAAGCGCAGCAGCTACTTCAGGCTAAAAGAGGCTTGGCAAGGGCTTCCAGCGACTCGACTGCTGCGTTTTCGAGCCTGCTTTCTCGCGCCTTCACCGGAGAGCTGACCGCCGAATGGGAAGCAGCCAACGCGGAGTGGATTGCCGCCCAGCAGGCGCTCCATGAGCGCGTGCCGCGGCTAGTGGTTCTCGCCCTGCTCTCGGAGAAGGTGAAACGTACGACTCGGACAGCGGCCCAAGTCCTGGTGACGGCACTCATGAAGTACGCCTTCCTCCTGCAGATGGAGGGCAACGGCGGGCGCAGGAGGATCTACCACTTCGTGCCCTACCACTACGGTCCCTTCGCCAAGGAACTCTACACCGACCTCCAGTCGCTCCAGGAAGAGGGCCTGGTGCGCGTGGATGACGACTCGGAAGAGGACAAGACCAAGATCACGCTGGTCGATCGGGCCAAGGCCGACGAGGCGCTCGCCGCGCTGCCGGATGACCTGCAGGAGGACGCGGCGACGATCATCGAGATCTACGGCGACCTCGATCACAACGCTCTGCTGAAGACCGTCTACGAGAAATATCCCGCCTACGCCAAGAAGAGCCGCCTCCGGCGAGGGCAAGGACGACAATCCCCGAGCTAA
- a CDS encoding sigma factor-like helix-turn-helix DNA-binding protein yields the protein MLLEQAIQALPDTLREVLVLREVEGLECKEICTRVKSSWQRALSSSLFATAI from the coding sequence ATGTTGCTGGAGCAGGCGATTCAAGCCCTGCCGGACACGCTGCGGGAGGTTCTGGTGCTGCGGGAGGTCGAAGGGTTGGAATGCAAGGAGATCTGCACAAGAGTGAAAAGCTCATGGCAAAGAGCTTTGAGCTCTTCGCTGTTCGCTACAGCTATTTGA
- a CDS encoding amylo-alpha-1,6-glucosidase, whose product MRVNNETCQSLDRALSLEWLETNGRGGFASGTVAGANRRRYHALLLVARRPPVARVALVNHLEEWVQADGQVVPLSTNLYPGAVHPDGYQGCTAFSSEPWPTWTYEAQGVRIQRELFCPRGRDVVVVRWRMMNGSASVMLRVRPMLTGRDYHTTHHENGALFPQAAIADGHVSWSPYGDLPSVRAMHNGSYRHQPDWYRRVHYPVEQERGLDHEEDWWSPGELAFHLVPDKPAWVVLTTELIESADAEALAAEELRRRKRASAQAPKGDPLVRALWAATDAYLCERNTGQTIIAGYPWFTDWGRDTFISLPGLCLATGRFDVARQVIDAFAAHVSQGMIPNRFPDADEQPEYNTIDASLWFVDAVGRYWEVTNDERHVRQTAWPAVRKILDGYREGTRYGIRMDGDGLIAGGMPGTQLTWMDAKVGDWVVTPRHGKPVEIQALWVRALTVGEAFATQFGDPAYAARCREDRERARASFRARFWYEAGGYLYDVIDGPDGDDASLRPNQIYAVSLVDGLLSREQEKRVVQVVQEHLLTPVGLRTLAPTDHRYRARYEGGVAERDGAYHQGTVWPFLLGPFLTAWIKVNGKTAAAKKKARTFLRGIERHLGEACLGQISEIFDAEAPHRPRGCPAQAWSVAEPLRVLVEDVGTAGIRRKRAEAISGRSRQIGRTASVKRSHEKGGR is encoded by the coding sequence ATGCGCGTGAACAATGAAACCTGCCAGAGCCTCGACCGCGCACTCAGTCTTGAGTGGCTCGAAACGAACGGGCGTGGCGGATTCGCGTCCGGTACCGTCGCCGGCGCCAACAGGCGGCGGTATCACGCCTTGTTGCTGGTCGCCCGCCGGCCGCCGGTCGCCCGCGTCGCGCTGGTGAACCATCTCGAAGAGTGGGTGCAAGCCGACGGCCAGGTCGTACCGTTGTCGACCAATCTCTATCCCGGCGCTGTCCATCCGGACGGCTACCAAGGGTGTACGGCCTTCTCGTCCGAACCGTGGCCGACATGGACGTACGAGGCGCAGGGCGTCCGTATCCAACGGGAACTATTCTGCCCGCGCGGTCGGGACGTGGTCGTTGTCCGGTGGCGAATGATGAACGGATCTGCGTCGGTCATGCTCAGGGTCCGGCCCATGCTCACCGGCCGCGATTACCACACGACGCACCACGAAAACGGCGCGCTCTTTCCGCAGGCGGCGATCGCGGATGGGCATGTGAGCTGGAGCCCTTATGGGGATCTGCCGAGCGTGCGCGCCATGCACAATGGGTCCTACCGCCACCAGCCGGATTGGTATCGACGCGTGCACTATCCGGTCGAGCAGGAACGCGGTCTCGATCATGAAGAGGACTGGTGGTCACCGGGTGAATTGGCGTTTCACCTCGTGCCGGACAAGCCGGCTTGGGTGGTTCTGACCACCGAGTTGATCGAATCTGCAGATGCGGAGGCGTTGGCGGCGGAGGAACTTCGCCGGCGGAAGCGTGCCTCGGCCCAGGCGCCTAAGGGAGATCCGCTGGTCCGCGCGCTCTGGGCGGCCACGGACGCCTATCTGTGCGAGCGCAACACAGGGCAGACCATAATCGCCGGCTATCCGTGGTTTACGGACTGGGGACGAGACACATTCATTTCGCTGCCGGGACTCTGTCTGGCGACCGGCCGCTTCGACGTTGCCCGGCAGGTGATCGACGCGTTTGCGGCGCACGTGTCGCAAGGCATGATTCCCAACCGGTTTCCCGATGCGGACGAGCAGCCTGAGTACAACACGATCGATGCGTCGCTGTGGTTCGTCGACGCCGTAGGCCGGTATTGGGAGGTCACGAACGACGAGCGTCATGTGCGCCAAACGGCCTGGCCCGCTGTCCGGAAGATTCTCGACGGTTACCGCGAAGGCACCCGGTACGGCATCCGCATGGATGGCGACGGTTTGATCGCCGGGGGCATGCCCGGCACGCAGTTGACGTGGATGGATGCGAAGGTCGGTGACTGGGTCGTCACCCCACGGCACGGAAAGCCGGTCGAGATTCAGGCGTTGTGGGTGCGGGCTTTGACGGTCGGGGAAGCGTTCGCGACGCAATTCGGGGACCCGGCTTATGCAGCCCGCTGTCGGGAAGATCGCGAGCGCGCCCGCGCGTCCTTTCGCGCCCGTTTCTGGTATGAAGCCGGCGGGTACCTCTACGATGTGATCGATGGGCCGGACGGCGACGATGCATCGCTCCGTCCCAATCAGATCTACGCCGTCTCGCTGGTGGACGGGCTGCTCAGTCGCGAGCAGGAGAAACGAGTAGTGCAGGTGGTGCAAGAGCACTTATTGACGCCGGTCGGCCTCCGCACCTTGGCGCCGACGGATCACCGCTATCGTGCCCGCTATGAAGGGGGTGTAGCGGAGCGGGACGGAGCGTACCATCAAGGAACGGTCTGGCCGTTTTTGCTGGGGCCGTTCCTCACGGCCTGGATCAAGGTCAACGGCAAAACGGCCGCCGCGAAAAAGAAAGCGCGGACGTTTCTCCGGGGGATCGAGCGACACCTCGGCGAGGCCTGTCTGGGGCAGATCTCGGAAATCTTCGACGCGGAGGCGCCGCACCGGCCGCGCGGCTGCCCGGCGCAGGCTTGGTCGGTGGCGGAGCCGTTGCGGGTGCTGGTCGAGGACGTCGGTACGGCCGGTATCCGGCGGAAACGCGCCGAAGCGATCAGCGGACGGTCCCGGCAGATCGGACGAACCGCATCCGTGAAGCGATCTCACGAGAAAGGCGGTCGGTAA
- a CDS encoding aldo/keto reductase: MTLTAYNQVSIPSFMYGTAWKREATTSLVQQAVLAGFRAIDTANQPQHYDEPRVGEALRLLAAEGIPRESLFLQTKFTPLNGHDHRIPYDPTADLTTQVKQSFEGSLAHLHTDYLDSYVLHGPYSRRGLSQADWEVWAAIEGLYRGGKTRMIGISNVTAEQLSLLCERAAVKPMVVQNRCYAALGWDKEVREICRPHGLIYQGFSLLTANRGVFADPDIRAIASRHGTGVAQVIFRFAMQIGMLPLTGTTDPQHMKEDLQADQFTLSPEEIERIETIAL, encoded by the coding sequence ATGACCTTGACCGCCTATAACCAGGTGTCGATTCCCTCGTTCATGTACGGCACGGCGTGGAAAAGGGAGGCGACCACGTCTTTGGTCCAACAAGCCGTACTGGCCGGGTTCCGCGCGATCGACACGGCCAATCAGCCGCAACATTACGATGAACCTCGGGTGGGAGAGGCGCTGCGGCTGCTTGCGGCCGAAGGCATCCCGCGAGAGAGCCTGTTTCTTCAGACGAAGTTCACGCCCCTGAACGGCCACGACCACCGGATCCCGTACGATCCCACGGCCGATTTGACCACCCAGGTCAAGCAGTCTTTCGAAGGCTCGCTGGCCCATCTCCACACCGACTATCTCGATTCCTATGTCCTCCATGGGCCGTATTCTCGGCGGGGCTTGAGCCAAGCGGATTGGGAAGTGTGGGCAGCCATTGAAGGACTCTATCGGGGAGGGAAAACCCGAATGATCGGCATCAGCAATGTGACGGCCGAGCAACTCTCTCTGCTGTGTGAGCGCGCGGCTGTTAAACCCATGGTGGTGCAAAACCGCTGTTACGCCGCGCTCGGATGGGATAAAGAGGTGCGGGAGATTTGCCGGCCCCACGGCCTCATCTATCAAGGCTTTTCCCTCTTGACCGCCAACCGGGGAGTGTTTGCTGATCCGGACATTCGCGCCATCGCCTCACGGCATGGGACCGGCGTCGCCCAGGTCATCTTTCGGTTTGCCATGCAGATCGGCATGCTCCCGCTGACCGGCACCACGGATCCGCAACATATGAAGGAAGATCTCCAAGCGGACCAGTTCACCCTCTCTCCGGAAGAAATCGAGCGGATTGAAACGATCGCGCTGTAG